DNA sequence from the Cyanobacteriota bacterium genome:
TGACGATAATGTTTACATTCACAGTGAACCAACAACGGTGACTCCTGTCCCCGTGGAGTATTGTCAGAGTGTTGGTTTGTGGATAGCCATTAGGTAGCTAAATCCTGCATCAAAGGGTTTTAGAGGACTAACGTATGAAAGCAATGATTCTGGCAGCAGGTAAAGGTACTCGGGTGCGTCCGATTACTTATACAATCCCTAAGCCCTTGATTCCAATCT
Encoded proteins:
- a CDS encoding sugar phosphate nucleotidyltransferase; amino-acid sequence: MKAMILAAGKGTRVRPITYTIPKPLIPI